The window GGGGATTGTGGATTCGATCAGCATCGAAACCATTCGCCAAATCCTTTCGGAAGCCAAGATCACCTATCAACACACCAAAACGTGGAAGGAATCCAATGACCCCGAATTTCATACGAAAAAAAACGAATCGAACAGTTGTACAACGATCCACCCCAAGACGGGCGAGTGATCTGCGTTGACGAGTTCGGTCCCCTTTCCATTCAGCCGTATCCCGGGAAAGGCTGGTTTCCGCAGAAGAAACCGGATCGTTTGCCTGCCACCTATACGCGGAAGCATGGGGTTCGTCATTTGTTTGCCGCGTTGGATTTGAAAACGGACAAACTATACGCCCACATCAAGAAAACCAAGCGACATCAAGATGTGCTTCAATTTCTGAAGGTGTTGCGTCGCCGTTATCATCGGAGTGAGCGGTTGTACATTGTGCTGGACAACTTTTCCCCTCACCACCATAAGAAAGTCAAGACTTGGGCCCGTGAAAACAACGTGGAGTTGATCTATA is drawn from Planifilum fimeticola and contains these coding sequences:
- a CDS encoding IS630 family transposase; its protein translation is MYNDPPQDGRVICVDEFGPLSIQPYPGKGWFPQKKPDRLPATYTRKHGVRHLFAALDLKTDKLYAHIKKTKRHQDVLQFLKVLRRRYHRSERLYIVLDNFSPHHHKKVKTWARENNVELIYTPTYASWLNRIECHFGPLRKFVFEGSNYSSHDELAKAIQAYIRWRNKNKHHEAILKEQNKIKVA